The Lycium ferocissimum isolate CSIRO_LF1 chromosome 8, AGI_CSIRO_Lferr_CH_V1, whole genome shotgun sequence DNA segment ATTTAGGACCGattcaagacaagaaaaaaagTTGGAGCAAAGGTTGGGATATCTAAACACGGATAGGTAAGAAGGCGTAGGTGGAGCAACCGCTATTGCTTTCTTCAACCGTTTTCAATACCAAATTATTCGTTTAGTCCAAATTTTTGACCTACTCGAAAACGTTAAACTTGTCCTCGCTATATCTAGAGCAAGTGTTAAAGTCTACTCTAAAAAATCTAAATAGATCGGTAGTTTTGAGGTTCCCTATCAAGAAATAAACCTTTATTTCGATATACGAACATAGAAAACACGACTGTTATGAAACAACAGCACATGACCAACATTAAATAGTATAAACCCAtagtaaacaataaatatattattaaaacTTAAATTAAGTTCTGGGTACCTGCAATACAACTGCAATGTAATATGTCCGACAAATGAATAGATTTTTGGGATGAGACGCCTCTTTTTGCTCCTTCCCAATATCTCATCTTTTTCAATTACTGTTCTTTTACCTCTTAAGTAATTGTAATGCTAACACATGAGAAACCaacaaaattgaaaacaaaagtCCGTGTCAAGAAcaaaagattttataaataaaatcgGAAAGACGAAAAGAAAGATAGAGAACAAAATATCAGTAATGTCAACAACCAAAAGTATTAAAAGTCAGTCGTGCAATATGGCTACAACCCaaataccaaacaaaattacaaatttgaaagaaatatcaacccccaccccacccccacaaaaaaaaaaaaggacaaaaagatATTCAAATGAAGCCCAGCAGCGGCCTAGACCAATTTCGTATCAGATTTATCACTATGGAGGAATAAATACCATAGTGACCCATCAAACAAACCATTCATTATCACTTGCATCCAGACaacatagaaaaaaattaaacagaAGAGAGTGATGGAGGAATGAGTTTACCTAGGTGTAATCCACAAGCGCGACCAATTTGTAGCGAAAAGAGTCCAACAATTTTGCAGATAAGATATAAGGATCATAATAAGTGAAAATGGAAGTGAAAGAAGTAGCAGGAACATTAAGAATGAAGAAGCAGTGGGTCGTCAATGTGGAAACCCAAAGTTTCAATTTACAGCGGGTCCCCATTGATGTTTAGTGTTGGAGCGCATAAGTTCTGGAAGAATCGTGGAAGAGGGTGTCACCAAATGAGAATTAAATTACCATTGCCCGTAAATTATGGAGGTATTTACAAGAATGCCCTTCGTAGGACGAATAGGCTCtttcttattatatatttaaatgaCGAGTAGCAGAAATACAGAAAAAAGTACACAGGGATAGAGCAACCGATGAAACAGACAGTAATGGCGAGACCAATTGAATGTGCTAAAGTAGCATATGTACCAGTTACAAAGGCAATTACAACTGCTAACATCGCGAGAAGCTGCAACAAACTAGCCACCCCAAAaaggttaattataacttttaACTTCTTTGTATGTGCTGCATTTAGTGCAATGAAGAAGTAGCTGAATATAGAACCAGCGGAGCATGTAAAGGCAATGGCATTCGAAACAGCAAATGCACGGAATGCTGTTTTCCTTATTAGAATTGCCGTTCCTTTATTACGGCTATCGGGATCGCTCTCAAAACCTCCCGGCAATGTCAAAGCTGCTGCAAAGGTAACTGTAACTAGTAGAGTGGCCACTACTAGATGTATTTCAGTTGCCTTCATAATAATTTCCAATttggattttttatttatccaaGGTTTGTTCTCCGTCTGTTGTGTATTACTGCCCCTTGACTCCTCATCCTTTGGCTCCAGCAGTTCCTTCTTTTTTAGCTCGAAGTTACGTAGTCCCAATCGAGCATGGAGCCTCCGCTTGAATGCCCATTTCTCCTATTTTGGAAGAATATGTAATTTCAGTAGCTATAGAATCGTCTACTTCTATCAAATACGAATACCAAACGTGACATTTTAGATAATAAGAGTATTCAATAAATTTGAAGATTCACATATCTGAATAAGCAGATTTgggaagcttggccaaacaggtcATAAGTAACAGGAACGTACCTTGTTTGTTGTCTCTCGGTTAGACACTACTATGTCAAGCGGAGTCTCGTTTTCTTTGTTAAATAACATCTTCTTTGTACCTGGATGTCCTCTTAATTTAACAGGCACGGATAACCGATTAGAGGCAGCAAGCAAATGGAGAGGAGTGTTGCCATCATTATCCGCCTCGTCAATAAGGTTATGAGACAATTTAGAATTCAATAAGAATCTGACTACTCTTCTTTTATTGTTTGACATGGCAACATGAAGAACATTTTGGCCACTGCTGTTAAGCATTTCCCAGCAATCTGGACAGTGATTTAATAGCTCATTTATCATGTTCACATAACCTTCACTGGCTGCAATGTGAATTGTTGTCGTCCAGTCATTTTCACTGCCTGCTGGAATGTAGGCTAAGGATTTCTTCCACTCCAGCATTTCACAAACTAGTCCTTCCAATCCTTGTTTAACAGCATAATGCAGTGGATTGCAATCCCATTTGTCCGGTTCCTCGCATAGTGGTTTATTCCATTGCAATAGTGATGTCGAACAATGATGTGTCAAATATtaatcaaaaaagaagaagaaagaaggcaGTCGGGTGCACGAAGCATCCCAAAGGTGTAATGAAGGCAACCGGGTGCACGAAGCATCCCGCGGGTGTAATGTAGGCAGCCTACCGAAATGCAGGCATCGATGGCTGATTTCACAGCTCAAACCCGTGACCTATAGGTAATtctttatttaacttatatataccCAGAATGTAGAGAATTTTTACACCATCAAGTCATTCCATAAAAAGTGGAATTTGTAATCgtgaaaataaaagaagttACCTCATTACAAGAAAGTACAGAAATGGCAAcaattctttggcaacaaaaataatattgttggcaaaattcaatatttggtgacaacttagttttattgtcgGCATATATgatgaaacttttaaaaatgaactttttCTTTGTTGCCAGACAatctaatttaatttgttgccaTATATtgactattgttgcaaaaagtacttttggcaacaacaaaaaaattgttgcactACGTTGCAATAACAGCTGATTggaaaagtttatgcaacaacaaaaaagtgttgttgccaaaagtactttttgcaacaatagtccATACTATGGTAACAAAAATTTTTGTTGGcaaatgtcttctttcttgtagtgtcTGCTACAACAAATAAAGGTGACCTAATAGTGAAAAATTCTTAATACTGTCGGTTTATATAAGTTAAAACTCAATTATATATAACAAGCATTGATGGTGACTTTGAATAAGAAGTTAACTAACATGCGACAGCTAGTTACTTCACAAGTGGAATTTTTTTCaagtgtatataacttaaaagtATTCAATAGATACTTCTAGAGTCAAGTATACACTATTAATTCAATTTAATCGGCTATAGGAGGTTATTACTCTATTTTTCCGGTTACCTTATCAGGCTTGCTGTGATTATTGTAAGTCAACTAAACTTGATTGTGTGAAAaatctacacacacacacataacttAAACTCAACTTAAgagccaaaatacttacttgaGTGTTTCTGGATTATTGCCGCATGCAAAGCCGTTCGACTACATGGACCGCCATATGTTGGTGTGTTGCAGGATTCCAAGATTTCCGACAAACAGTCAAACAAGCCAGATTCCGCTGCCAAATACAAGGGTGTCTCCCCAGCTTTGTTCGCTGGAAATTCAAATTCAGAATCTTCTTTCACCAAGAGTCTGATAGTGCCTACCCGTCCACTCCTCACTGTCTTGTGCAGAGCTGTATCTCCATCGTCATCTGTCATCCTCATGAGCATCTCCTTATTCCCCTCTCCAGCTGCGCGAAGTAGTACCTGGGCTACTTTTCTGTGCCCTTTGTTAGCTGCTAAGTGAAGTGCAgtttcatttttcttgttcttacAGCATAACAACGCGGAAGTAATCTCAAGTATTTGTTCCACGAAACCTGATTGGCCATACAGCGCTGCGACGTGGAGGACAGTGTTGCCCTTTGGAGTGACCTGGTACTCATTTTCTTCATCCCTTTGCAGATGATCAGCAAGTATAAAACCGCCATCTACGGTAATTCCTTCCACCGCAGCATTGTACAAGGTTGGATCCATCTCTTTTGATTTCCAAACTCTTCCAATATAATTATATGATCTTGTAagctctttgttttctttggaTCCGGTGAAGTCTTTGCTgagtcttattttttttttttttcttttttctttgagaATAAAGTCTTTGCTGAGTCTTTGTTTTAGAGAAGTCTCAAGCTCAGCCTTTCCATAATATTCCACATGGCAGacatatttcttttttcttttctttttctctttttttttttttttttgaggaaaagTTGGTGGGTGAAAGAAAAGTGAGCTATTTTGTGCAATCAAAGACTACTTTTGTCTCAGCCTTTCCATAATATTCCACATGGCAGACATAtttatttctccttttctttttttttttttttttttttttttttgtgggggagGAAAAGTTGGTGGGTGAAAGAAAAGTGAGCTATTTTGTGCAATCAAAGACCACTTTTGTCTCATTTTCTGGTTTCTTTTAGTGCGGAGATGAGGAAAAGTTTTATGCTGGGTGAGGCAcaaatatgacatgacatgtgAGGGTGactttttcattaaaaaaatagtgCGTGGGTCCCACCTCTCTTACCTACTCGGAAGAATTAACTAAAGGTGACTTTTTAGTTATGAAATTACTATAGGTGACTTGTGGGGGACCATTTCATCTCAAAACCCATTTAAATATGGGATTAAGATAATTGAGGTTCaaagtgtattttttaaaacttcttaatcttttataaaatacaaaaagatcCCAACTTAATCCAAAAAACTCACTAGCCCCCCTTCTCatcctcccacccctcccccccccacaccccaccccccccccccccaattttttttaaaaaagttttgatattttttgtttGCTTTGTCACCAatccccctcctcctcccaccctcCCACCACCCCTCCCCCACCccacaccccaccccccccaattttattttttttttaaaagttttgatattttttatttgctttttcactagcccccctcctcctcctcccacccccccccccccccgccccaatttttttttttttaaagttttaattttttttatttgctttttcacagCCTCCCTCGCCCGCCCCCCttccccccaaattttttttttttaaaaaagttttaatttttttatttgctttttcacccCCCACCTCCTCctcccctcccccaccccccaccccccgttttttttaattttaattttctttatttgttttttcacccccccctcaaaaaatattaaaaaaacaaatttgatttttttttaccaaaaattacCCACCCTCCCCCaccaaatttttaaattttgttttttgattttctttatttatttttttcacccCTTTCTCCTCCTcgccaacccccccccccccccccccaaaaaaaaaatttgaaaatttttctttttgtttttttttaccCCCACCCTTCCGTaaaagaaagtttttcaaaaaaaaatat contains these protein-coding regions:
- the LOC132068036 gene encoding ankyrin repeat-containing protein At5g02620-like, which translates into the protein MLEWKKSLAYIPAGSENDWTTTIHIAASEGYVNMINELLNHCPDCWEMLNSSGQNVLHVAMSNNKRRVVRFLLNSKLSHNLIDEADNDGNTPLHLLAASNRLSVPVKLRGHPGTKKMLFNKENETPLDIVVSNRETTNKK